The Risungbinella massiliensis sequence CGGGTGATTGGACGTGGTTCCAATCTTCTCGTACGGGATAAAGGAATTCGCGGTGTGGTGATCAAATTAGATGAGGGCTTTGAATATCTCCAGATCGAAGGCACCGAGGTAACGGCAGGTGGCGCATTTTCTACCGTTGTACTTGCAACCAAGACGGCACGCAGTGGACTGACCGGACTTGAGTTTGCTGGTGGAATCCCAGGAAATGTCGGGGGGGCTGTCTACATGAACGCAGGGGCTCACGGATCTGATATTTCCAAAGTATTGGTGTCAGCAGAAGTGCTCTTGGAGACTGGAGAATGGAGACGGTTGACGAACGAAGAGTGTAAGTTCCGTTATCGTACTTCCGTTTTGCAAAATGAGCTAAAAGGAATTGTGACGGAAGCCACCTTCCGCCTAACCGAAGGGGAAGCAGAGAAGATTACCGCCCATCTTACCGAGTTTAAAGATCGTCGTCGGCAAACACAACCACTTCAATTTCCTTGTGCGGGAAGTGTTTTTCGTAATCCACCTGGTGATTATGCTGGCCGACTCATTCAAGAATCGGGTCTCAAAGGGTACCAGATTGGTGATGCACAGATTTCCGAGCTACATGCCAATTTCATCATCAATCGGGGGCAAGCCAAAGCTGAAGATATTCTTTCTTTGATCCAATATGCTCGTAAAACGATTTGGGATCGGTATGAAGTTGATTTGGAACCAGAGGTATTAGTAGTAGGAGAGGCATAAATGCGTTCCATCCCATGAGTACTTTTTCTCATGGGTTTTGTTACCCCTTCGATTAGGATTTTCCCCCTTTGGTTTTCACCGCGAATAAATCAGAAACTTTTTAAAGAAAGAAGCGTGGAAAGTATATTTCATGCAAAAGATGTTTTATCTGATCAGTTGTTAGCAAATGCGAATGACCCTAGTTGGTACATCCCCTTTTCAGACTCGGTTGAGAATTTGTCGGAGGAAGAAGCGTTTTGGAAGCCTACCGAATATAGTCATAGTATCGCTGAAATTGTACAGCATCTACTTTATTGGAATGAAGCTTGGCAAATCAGGTACCAAAAATCTCATGTCGATGCTGTCCCTTCGATAGGAAACAATGATAAAAGCTTTATCGTTTCGGAAAATCAAAAATTTCATGACTTAAAGGAACGTTTATTAGAGGTACTTTTACAATGGCAAGATCTACTTACGGAAGAAAAAGTCGAAAGTGATGTAAACGGCTTCCGAGTATCTGCTAAGTGGTGGCAGATACTCGGAAATGCATCCACTCATAACGCATATCACATTGGTCAAATCATTTATATTCGGAAGCTGCAAAAGAGCTGGAAAGTAGATGCTGCTAAAGAGGAGTAAATGAAAATCTGATCGATCAATAACAAAAGAAATATACTTTAGAAGGGTATTGAAAATGATCAATTCCTTTTAGGATCTACCGTAGAAAATGTAAATCATACGAGCCAAACAATACGAAAAAAGCCTCGGGGTTTATTCTCCAAGGTTTTTCTTTTGTGTCATTTTCTTGGTTTTACTTCCCGTCTTTACGTGCAGAAATCTCTTCTGTCTCAGGGTAGTCAGATTATTTCAGCATGCTGATTGTTGTGTTAAGATAGAAAAAAGATTGATAGCAAAGGAGAAGGTGCATGGAAGAACGAGTTCCGCCGTTTCGGACTCGGATGATGGGAAAATCGTCTACTTCTCCTTGGGCAAAAGTTCTAGTTTTTCTTTTTTTTGTTGGGTTGGTCTCGCTTCTTTTTTTACGATCTCCCTATAGTAAAATTTCGGAGATACAGGTAACAGGAACTCATTTATTAACTACTCAGGATGTCCTTACTCGAATGAAAACAAAAGTAGGTGATTCCTACTTTCGTGTAAGTGAGCGTGAGATTCAAAAAGGAGTTTTGACGTTACCAGAAGTGAAAGAGGTTCACGTTACCAAATCTTTTCCCGCCAAATTAGAAGTAAACGTAACAGAACATGCAATCATTGCCCATTATCGCACCTTAGATAACCGTTTGTATCCAATCCTAGCCAGCGGTGTAATCCTACTGCAACGTCCTATTGTAGAGACCACAGCTTCCTTAGTCACCTTAGAAGGATTTCCGCCAAACAGTCCACTGTTAAATCAAGCGGTACGTGAGTTTTCCCTTCTCCCAGCAGCGAAACGTGAGCTTTTTTGGAAAATGGAGCCTCAACCTGGACGATCGGATCAGTTGATTTTGCTAACCAAAAATCATCACAAAATCATCGCTCGAGTAGATGATTTTCACCAAAAGATACAGTATTATGAGCCTTTTCAAAAAGAACCACCAGGCACCATTTATCTATTGGAGAGTGTATGGTTTTCTCCGGATTCTTAACTTTATATTCAGATTCTCGGAGGAAAGACATCATGTGGTAGATTGTGAGAAGGAGTACGGATCTGAAAAGCAAGTAGGAACTTCCCTCGAAATTGAGAGAATATGTAAATTTTCCGAAGAAAAATGAATCTTACGAAAGGTGATCAATAAAATTGTGTGGAATTAAAGATTGATCACTCTTCTCCCTTTTCCTTCTCTTGCTTTGAAATAGCCTTCGTTCTCGGGCAAGGAGGTGCCCAGTTTGAAACATCAACCTTACATTGTGAGTCTCGATATCGGATCTACCCAAGTTCGCGCAGTAGTAGCAAAAATTGAAACAACTGGGAAACTACAGATTCTAGGATTTGGATCTGCTGTTTCCAAAGGGGTTCAAAAGGGAGCTATTGTTGATATAGACCAAGCGGCCGGATCCATTCGCCAAGCGATCGAAAACGTGGAGCGAATGCTAGGAATTGAGATAACCGAAGTTTACGTAGGGGTTTGTGGAAATCATTTTTGTCTTCAAGAAAGTCATGGAGTTGTCGCAGTACATAACGAAGATCGTGAGATAGGATTACACGACATAGAACGTGTAATTCAAGCTTCCAAAGTCATTTCGTTGCCAGAGGACAAATTGATGGTAGAGATCTTACCTAAGCAATTTGTTGTAGATGGCACTGCAAATATACCTGATCCAACCAACATGATTGGGGTTCGTTTGGAAGTCGATTCTCTCATTGTGACAGGCACCAAAACGATACTCCATAATGTAGTTCGGAGTGTGGAGCGAGCCTCTTACCATGTGGCAGGATTTATGTTTTTACCACTTACACTTGGAGAGACGATCCTCACAACTGATGAAAAAGCACTTGGTACGGTCCTAGTGAATATCGGCGGAGGTACCATGTCGATCACGATTTATCAAAATGGACATTTAGCCTCTCATGTGGTTCTTCCTCTTGGGGGCGAACACATTACCAAAGATATCATGCATGGGTTTCAGTGTAATAGACAAACAGCAGAAGAACTCAAATGCAAGTATGGAGTAGCAGACCC is a genomic window containing:
- the murB gene encoding UDP-N-acetylmuramate dehydrogenase → MKPTKEEFLVTGIEEIRENEPLSRHTTWKVGGPADLLIHPKSREQLEQAMKIIHQKQYPWRVIGRGSNLLVRDKGIRGVVIKLDEGFEYLQIEGTEVTAGGAFSTVVLATKTARSGLTGLEFAGGIPGNVGGAVYMNAGAHGSDISKVLVSAEVLLETGEWRRLTNEECKFRYRTSVLQNELKGIVTEATFRLTEGEAEKITAHLTEFKDRRRQTQPLQFPCAGSVFRNPPGDYAGRLIQESGLKGYQIGDAQISELHANFIINRGQAKAEDILSLIQYARKTIWDRYEVDLEPEVLVVGEA
- a CDS encoding DinB family protein, whose product is MFHAKDVLSDQLLANANDPSWYIPFSDSVENLSEEEAFWKPTEYSHSIAEIVQHLLYWNEAWQIRYQKSHVDAVPSIGNNDKSFIVSENQKFHDLKERLLEVLLQWQDLLTEEKVESDVNGFRVSAKWWQILGNASTHNAYHIGQIIYIRKLQKSWKVDAAKEE
- the ftsA gene encoding cell division protein FtsA, which encodes MKHQPYIVSLDIGSTQVRAVVAKIETTGKLQILGFGSAVSKGVQKGAIVDIDQAAGSIRQAIENVERMLGIEITEVYVGVCGNHFCLQESHGVVAVHNEDREIGLHDIERVIQASKVISLPEDKLMVEILPKQFVVDGTANIPDPTNMIGVRLEVDSLIVTGTKTILHNVVRSVERASYHVAGFMFLPLTLGETILTTDEKALGTVLVNIGGGTMSITIYQNGHLASHVVLPLGGEHITKDIMHGFQCNRQTAEELKCKYGVADPQLIPQEESFSIELVNGDAKEIEYATTDLSLIMHPRIAEMFYLIRKQVDALGFSSQPSGGYVLTGGVMATKEILSVAHKHLSDTVRIAVPDQIGANDPSFVPGVSMIHYLEARGGYEIPPEEEEPKEMEAPKQKKKVSPFERVKTWLSEFI
- a CDS encoding cell division protein FtsQ/DivIB, producing the protein MEERVPPFRTRMMGKSSTSPWAKVLVFLFFVGLVSLLFLRSPYSKISEIQVTGTHLLTTQDVLTRMKTKVGDSYFRVSEREIQKGVLTLPEVKEVHVTKSFPAKLEVNVTEHAIIAHYRTLDNRLYPILASGVILLQRPIVETTASLVTLEGFPPNSPLLNQAVREFSLLPAAKRELFWKMEPQPGRSDQLILLTKNHHKIIARVDDFHQKIQYYEPFQKEPPGTIYLLESVWFSPDS